A single window of Flavobacterium sp. 140616W15 DNA harbors:
- a CDS encoding peptidylprolyl isomerase, whose amino-acid sequence MKKSLILLLLAITTLYSCKDEHSNLPDGLYADIETNKGNIIVELNYQKAPITVANFVTLAEGKNEFVTNPELKKKPFFDGLKFHRVIEDFMIQTGDPLGTGSGDTGYKFKDEFNDLKFDKGGVLAMANNGPATNSSQFFITHVETPWLEGKHTIFGHVVDKGMEVVNQIKQDDYIKKVTIIRNGAAAKKFDAIKVFHDYFSAEAKQKSEFESKFKVVRDEKLAYYADLKAKATKTSSGLEFVITEKAKGKKPAAGAQVFINYAGFLEDGTLFDTSIESVAQAFGKFDPARAEAKQYNPISFQAGSKEGMIPGFIEGIEQLSIGDKAVLFIPSHLAYGQAGAGGVIPPNANIIFEVQLLDKMPQQ is encoded by the coding sequence ATGAAAAAAAGCCTCATATTATTATTACTTGCGATTACTACACTTTATTCTTGTAAAGATGAACATAGCAATTTACCTGATGGTTTATATGCAGATATTGAAACCAACAAAGGAAATATCATTGTTGAATTAAATTATCAAAAAGCACCTATAACTGTAGCCAACTTTGTAACGCTTGCAGAAGGTAAGAATGAGTTTGTTACCAATCCAGAATTAAAAAAGAAACCTTTTTTTGACGGATTAAAATTTCATAGAGTTATTGAAGATTTTATGATTCAAACTGGAGATCCACTAGGAACTGGTTCTGGAGACACTGGATATAAATTTAAAGATGAATTTAACGACTTAAAATTTGATAAAGGTGGAGTTCTAGCAATGGCCAACAACGGACCAGCTACAAATAGCAGTCAATTTTTTATTACTCATGTTGAAACTCCTTGGTTAGAAGGCAAACACACTATTTTTGGTCATGTTGTAGACAAAGGAATGGAAGTTGTTAATCAGATTAAACAAGATGATTATATCAAGAAAGTAACGATTATAAGAAATGGTGCAGCTGCTAAGAAATTTGACGCTATAAAAGTATTTCATGATTATTTTTCTGCTGAAGCAAAACAAAAAAGCGAATTTGAATCTAAATTCAAAGTAGTTCGCGATGAAAAATTAGCTTACTATGCAGATTTAAAAGCAAAAGCAACAAAAACTAGTTCTGGATTAGAATTTGTAATTACAGAAAAAGCGAAAGGTAAAAAACCTGCTGCTGGAGCACAAGTATTTATAAATTACGCTGGCTTCCTTGAAGACGGAACATTATTTGATACTTCTATCGAAAGTGTTGCGCAAGCTTTTGGAAAATTTGATCCTGCAAGAGCCGAAGCTAAACAATACAACCCAATATCATTTCAAGCAGGTAGCAAAGAAGGTATGATTCCTGGTTTTATCGAAGGTATCGAACAACTTTCTATTGGAGACAAAGCTGTACTTTTCATTCCATCACATTTAGCTTATGGACAAGCTGGTGCCGGAGGAGTAATTCCGCCAAATGCAAATATTATATTTGAAGTACAGTTGTTAGACAAAATGCCACAACAATAA
- the gldI gene encoding gliding motility-associated peptidyl-prolyl isomerase GldI — MNYTKIFASAIVLAVLVSSCKQHEDARRPVSISSGTFMKKSIERNKKLVATEEQQIKAVIKSNPKIKYIASAKGYWYAYENQNTTDTITPKKGDVAFFDYEIKDLKGNIIYSEMELRPQTYFVDKQEIMMGLRDGIKLMHKNETVNFLFPSHMAYGYHGDEKRIGINQPLICTVTLHNFVPETAYRKQMEARSTKTEAPKPTTTPAIKKDSLN, encoded by the coding sequence ATGAACTATACCAAAATATTTGCTTCAGCTATTGTTCTAGCCGTTTTAGTTTCGAGCTGTAAACAACATGAAGATGCCAGAAGACCAGTTTCTATTTCTTCGGGTACATTCATGAAAAAATCTATTGAACGAAATAAAAAACTTGTAGCTACCGAAGAACAACAAATTAAGGCTGTTATCAAAAGCAACCCTAAAATAAAATACATCGCTTCTGCAAAAGGATATTGGTACGCTTATGAAAACCAAAATACTACAGACACAATAACTCCAAAAAAGGGAGATGTTGCTTTTTTTGACTATGAAATAAAAGACCTAAAAGGAAACATCATTTATAGCGAAATGGAGCTAAGACCTCAAACTTATTTTGTAGATAAACAAGAAATAATGATGGGATTACGTGATGGTATCAAATTAATGCACAAAAACGAAACTGTAAATTTCTTATTTCCATCTCATATGGCTTATGGCTATCATGGCGATGAAAAACGAATTGGAATTAATCAGCCATTAATCTGCACCGTTACTTTACACAATTTTGTTCCAGAAACTGCCTACAGAAAACAAATGGAAGCAAGATCTACAAAAACCGAAGCACCTAAACCTACAACAACGCCTGCAATAAAGAAAGACTCATTAAATTAA
- a CDS encoding bifunctional oligoribonuclease/PAP phosphatase NrnA, with protein sequence MKIQDIQAIKLLLATPKKIAIIPHRGPDGDAMGSTLALYHFLLKNNHEPVVIAPNDFPDFLAWLPGSETVKIFEKDIDNCTKILEEAEIVFTLDFNAFHRTGEMEHTLAKLKAPFIMIDHHQKPDDYAAYMYSDTSFGSTCEMVYNFISFLDKKEDLDKTIATCIYTGILTDSGSFRFPGTTGNTHRIIAELIDLGVENTQIPILLFDNSSYSRLQLLGRALQNMKILAEHKTSYMSLTQAELDEFNYVKGDTEGIVNYGLSMKGIVFTAIFIENKDEKIIKISFRSQGGFDVNEFARAHFNGGGHSNAAGGKSLDSMEETLKKFEDLVTKLKI encoded by the coding sequence ATGAAAATACAAGACATTCAAGCCATAAAGTTGTTATTAGCAACTCCAAAAAAGATTGCCATAATTCCACACCGAGGTCCCGATGGGGATGCTATGGGTTCAACCTTAGCTTTATACCACTTTTTATTAAAAAATAACCATGAGCCTGTTGTAATTGCTCCAAATGATTTTCCTGATTTCCTTGCATGGTTACCAGGTTCTGAAACTGTAAAAATATTCGAAAAAGATATCGATAATTGTACTAAAATTCTAGAAGAAGCCGAGATTGTATTCACACTAGATTTTAATGCTTTTCACCGCACTGGAGAAATGGAGCATACTTTAGCAAAGCTAAAAGCTCCGTTTATCATGATTGATCATCATCAAAAACCGGATGATTATGCAGCTTATATGTATTCTGATACTTCGTTTGGATCTACTTGCGAGATGGTTTATAATTTCATTTCATTTTTAGACAAAAAAGAAGATTTAGATAAAACTATTGCAACTTGCATCTATACAGGAATATTAACTGATTCTGGTTCTTTCCGTTTTCCTGGAACAACGGGAAACACGCACCGTATTATTGCTGAACTTATTGATTTAGGTGTTGAAAACACTCAAATTCCAATTTTACTTTTTGACAATAGTTCATACAGTCGCTTACAATTACTTGGAAGAGCATTGCAAAATATGAAGATTTTAGCTGAGCACAAAACTTCATATATGTCATTAACTCAAGCCGAATTAGATGAGTTTAATTATGTAAAAGGCGACACTGAAGGAATCGTAAATTACGGACTAAGCATGAAAGGCATTGTTTTTACAGCTATATTTATTGAAAATAAAGATGAGAAAATAATCAAAATTTCTTTCCGTTCGCAAGGTGGTTTCGATGTAAATGAATTTGCTAGAGCTCATTTTAATGGTGGAGGCCACAGCAATGCTGCAGGAGGAAAATCACTTGACTCAATGGAAGAAACTCTGAAAAAATTTGAAGACTTAGTAACCAAACTAAAAATATAA
- a CDS encoding rhomboid family intramembrane serine protease, giving the protein MAFGLPASYHQYTPLITNLSRSQFIAIAIKISKKLNWILVEVSENQLIARTTNTKNTWDENIFVGFKDDAIYINSSSNGNQPYDRGKNKRNVEAFLDLFYEIIIEKSNQDLEEISPEEYIKIEQTNISQEEVHHASITHFYSILSIFIPVKNYFITPILINLNILIFLIMCFSGTNMFLPETHDIIDWGANFGPLTTENDWWRLLTSCFIHLGIFHLLSNCVALAYAGLLLESYLKKWGTIVTYLFSGIIASLASLYWNVDMVSAGASGAVFGMYGILLVTVLSGVLNNKIKPHVLLIIGLLLISNFFGSSKIVDDAAHVGGFCAGILFGIILTITNKKKQIGLICISSIATVIIIVSFIYLKKSKTYIYEIIEYETGMQEFTNMEKMALEAYGIYNKNDKDELLYMIKDRGIYYWNENIVLVKKLDKLYLPERIHIQNKNIITYCELRVKMYELGYNKINGNTNKYDNEMAKLDAQIKEIGDIIKKQIKNKN; this is encoded by the coding sequence ATGGCTTTTGGACTACCCGCATCATATCACCAATATACACCTCTTATTACTAATTTATCCCGTTCACAATTTATCGCTATTGCAATTAAAATCTCTAAAAAACTAAATTGGATTTTAGTCGAAGTAAGCGAAAATCAATTAATAGCAAGAACCACAAATACTAAAAACACCTGGGATGAAAATATTTTTGTAGGTTTTAAAGATGATGCTATATACATAAATAGCTCCAGCAATGGAAATCAACCTTATGACCGTGGCAAAAACAAACGTAACGTAGAGGCTTTTCTAGATTTATTTTATGAAATTATAATAGAAAAATCAAATCAAGATTTAGAAGAAATTTCACCCGAAGAGTACATTAAAATAGAGCAAACAAATATCTCTCAAGAAGAAGTACATCACGCTAGTATTACTCATTTTTATTCTATCCTTTCTATATTTATTCCTGTAAAAAATTATTTCATTACTCCCATTCTGATTAATTTAAATATTCTTATTTTTCTAATCATGTGTTTTTCTGGAACCAACATGTTTTTACCAGAAACTCATGACATAATCGATTGGGGTGCAAATTTTGGCCCATTAACAACCGAAAATGATTGGTGGCGATTACTTACTTCTTGTTTTATACATCTTGGAATTTTTCATTTATTATCAAACTGTGTTGCATTGGCATATGCTGGTTTACTTTTAGAATCTTACTTAAAAAAATGGGGTACTATTGTTACTTATCTTTTTAGTGGTATAATAGCCAGCTTAGCTAGTTTATACTGGAATGTAGATATGGTATCTGCTGGTGCATCTGGAGCTGTTTTTGGCATGTATGGAATATTGTTAGTTACAGTTTTGTCAGGTGTATTAAACAACAAAATAAAACCCCATGTACTGTTAATAATTGGTCTCTTACTTATTTCTAATTTTTTTGGTTCTAGCAAAATAGTTGATGATGCTGCACATGTTGGAGGTTTTTGTGCCGGAATCTTATTTGGAATTATACTTACTATAACAAATAAAAAAAAACAGATTGGTTTAATATGTATTTCTTCAATTGCAACAGTAATTATTATAGTTTCATTTATTTATCTCAAAAAGTCAAAAACTTATATTTATGAAATAATTGAGTATGAAACTGGAATGCAAGAATTTACTAATATGGAGAAAATGGCCTTGGAAGCATATGGTATTTACAACAAAAATGATAAAGATGAACTTCTATACATGATTAAAGATAGGGGGATTTATTATTGGAATGAAAATATCGTTTTAGTAAAAAAATTAGATAAATTATACTTACCAGAAAGAATACATATACAGAATAAAAACATAATAACATATTGTGAATTAAGAGTTAAGATGTACGAGTTAGGTTACAATAAAATAAATGGAAACACAAATAAATATGATAACGAAATGGCCAAACTAGATGCTCAAATAAAAGAAATAGGAGACATAATTAAAAAACAAATTAAGAATAAGAATTAA
- a CDS encoding voltage-gated chloride channel family protein, whose amino-acid sequence MNLKTKILLALKWIFICVLIGILSGSASAFFLITLEFVTQYRIHHDWIIWLLPIGGLLVGFSYYYLGKDVVKGNNLLLEEYENPKQIIPLKMAPLVFFGTIITHLFGGSAGREGTAVQMGGAIADQFTRIFKLDDSERKTLIILGISAGFASVFGTPLAGAVFALEVVYFSKINLKSILLSFIVAYAAYFTVEIWQVKHTHYSIPLVPEITATNLFYTLICGALFGFAALLFSRSTHFWGSLFSKTIKYPPLRPFVGGIILAIAIAGFGFSKFSGLGVPTIVDSFTNTNAWYDFLLKILFTGFTLGAGFKGGEVTPLFFVGATFGSALSLVVPMPIALLAGMGFVAVFSGATHTPIACTIMGIELFGIESGIYIVIVCVIAYLSSGSVGIYKSQIVKGPKYKLYQKLKRKNTNFL is encoded by the coding sequence ATGAATTTAAAAACAAAAATACTTCTCGCTCTCAAATGGATTTTCATTTGTGTTTTGATAGGTATTTTATCGGGCTCAGCTTCGGCATTTTTTTTAATTACTCTAGAGTTTGTTACCCAATACAGAATCCATCATGACTGGATTATTTGGCTCTTACCTATTGGCGGATTACTTGTAGGTTTTAGTTATTATTACTTAGGAAAAGATGTTGTAAAAGGTAACAATCTGCTACTTGAAGAATACGAAAATCCCAAGCAGATTATTCCGTTAAAAATGGCTCCTTTAGTCTTTTTTGGAACTATAATCACGCATTTATTTGGTGGTTCAGCTGGTCGCGAAGGAACTGCTGTACAGATGGGAGGCGCAATCGCTGACCAATTTACCCGAATCTTTAAACTCGATGATTCTGAAAGAAAAACATTGATTATTTTAGGAATCAGTGCCGGTTTTGCTTCTGTTTTTGGAACGCCATTAGCTGGAGCTGTTTTCGCTCTTGAGGTCGTCTATTTCAGTAAAATTAACCTAAAAAGCATTTTATTATCTTTCATAGTGGCTTATGCAGCCTATTTTACTGTCGAGATTTGGCAAGTAAAACACACTCATTATAGTATTCCGCTTGTTCCAGAAATTACTGCGACTAACTTATTTTATACTTTAATTTGTGGAGCATTGTTTGGATTTGCTGCTTTATTATTCTCTCGTAGCACGCATTTTTGGGGTTCATTATTCTCTAAAACTATAAAATACCCTCCTCTTCGTCCTTTTGTTGGCGGAATCATTCTGGCAATTGCTATTGCTGGTTTCGGTTTTTCAAAATTTTCAGGTTTAGGAGTTCCGACAATTGTTGATTCATTTACAAATACAAATGCCTGGTATGATTTCTTGCTCAAAATTCTCTTTACTGGATTTACTTTAGGCGCTGGTTTTAAAGGAGGCGAAGTCACTCCATTATTTTTTGTAGGTGCTACTTTTGGCAGTGCTTTATCGCTTGTAGTTCCTATGCCAATTGCACTTCTAGCCGGAATGGGTTTTGTTGCTGTATTCTCTGGAGCAACTCATACTCCTATTGCATGTACCATAATGGGAATAGAATTATTTGGGATTGAAAGTGGAATTTACATTGTTATTGTTTGTGTAATAGCCTACTTATCATCAGGTTCTGTAGGTATTTACAAGTCACAAATTGTAAAAGGTCCTAAGTATAAATTGTATCAGAAATTAAAAAGAAAAAATACTAATTTTTTATAA
- a CDS encoding RidA family protein, translating into MKRENILTGSPWEDKMGYCRAVRIGNIVEVSGTVAIVDGEKVKADDAYAQTLNILERVEKVLEDLGIGMKDVIRTRIFTTDISTFESVAGAHSTFFKDIKPTTGFYEISKLVSPEYLVEIEFTAVIVD; encoded by the coding sequence ATGAAAAGAGAAAACATCCTGACAGGATCTCCTTGGGAAGACAAAATGGGATATTGTCGTGCAGTTCGCATTGGTAATATCGTAGAAGTTTCGGGAACAGTCGCTATTGTTGATGGCGAAAAAGTTAAAGCCGATGATGCTTATGCACAAACGTTGAATATTCTGGAAAGAGTAGAAAAAGTATTAGAAGACTTAGGAATTGGAATGAAAGATGTAATTAGAACACGTATTTTTACTACCGACATTTCGACTTTTGAATCTGTAGCTGGAGCACATTCAACCTTTTTTAAAGATATCAAACCTACAACTGGTTTTTACGAAATTAGTAAACTAGTTTCTCCAGAATACTTGGTAGAAATAGAATTTACTGCGGTAATTGTAGATTAA
- a CDS encoding phytanoyl-CoA dioxygenase family protein, whose protein sequence is MPWNILESLWNRILNPNKVVTTDENLTWDKEIEMLYRLGISMEDTLQYLYFEKPDFEAFKIWVNKNKKNTPLETEDLTENVLSDDDLEFWNINGYVIIKDAIPKEHCEDTQRAIWDFLKMDPNKKESWYESHQEQKGLMLNFSDHETLNRNRFSPRIKKAYEQLYKTTEIYKTIDKVSFNPPETHEFTFLGGALHWDVSLSLPISFGFQGLLYLTDCGAQDGAFHCVPGFHNKIDSWLKNLDPTINPREEILKITQPVPIVANAGDFIIWQNTLPHCASANQGTTPRMVQYLTYFPNDFTSSDKWI, encoded by the coding sequence ATGCCTTGGAACATTCTTGAAAGTCTATGGAACCGCATCTTAAACCCAAATAAGGTGGTTACTACTGATGAAAATTTAACTTGGGACAAAGAAATTGAAATGCTATACCGATTAGGGATTAGTATGGAAGATACGTTACAATATTTATATTTTGAAAAGCCCGATTTTGAAGCTTTTAAAATTTGGGTAAATAAAAACAAAAAGAATACTCCTCTAGAAACCGAAGACCTTACAGAAAATGTACTATCTGATGATGATCTCGAATTTTGGAATATAAATGGATATGTTATTATAAAAGACGCTATCCCTAAAGAGCATTGTGAGGACACACAACGTGCTATTTGGGATTTCTTAAAGATGGATCCTAATAAAAAAGAATCTTGGTATGAAAGCCATCAGGAACAAAAAGGGCTAATGCTTAATTTTTCAGACCACGAAACATTAAACAGAAACAGGTTTTCTCCTCGCATAAAAAAAGCGTATGAACAGCTATACAAAACTACTGAGATATACAAAACGATAGATAAAGTAAGTTTTAATCCCCCAGAAACTCATGAATTTACTTTTTTGGGAGGTGCTCTCCATTGGGATGTTAGTTTAAGTTTACCTATTAGTTTTGGGTTTCAAGGACTGCTCTATCTTACTGATTGTGGTGCTCAAGATGGTGCTTTTCATTGTGTTCCTGGATTTCATAATAAAATAGATTCTTGGTTAAAAAATCTTGATCCTACTATAAATCCTAGAGAAGAAATACTCAAAATAACGCAACCTGTACCTATAGTTGCAAATGCCGGAGACTTTATAATATGGCAAAACACATTGCCTCATTGCGCATCGGCAAACCAAGGAACAACTCCTAGAATGGTGCAATATCTTACTTACTTTCCTAATGATTTTACTAGCAGCGACAAATGGATATAA
- a CDS encoding chaperone modulator CbpM, whose amino-acid sequence MNNKNLIQIKQFCLYHEIEDNFISKLNDYGLIEIIILKEEQYLQPEQLPSIEKMIRMHYDLKINLEGIDAIAHLLNKIETLQKNLTATQNKLRLFEQYQVE is encoded by the coding sequence ATGAATAACAAAAACTTAATCCAAATAAAACAATTTTGTCTATATCATGAAATTGAAGATAACTTTATATCTAAGCTGAATGATTATGGACTGATAGAAATTATCATTCTCAAAGAAGAACAATATTTACAACCAGAACAATTACCTTCTATTGAAAAAATGATACGAATGCATTATGATCTAAAAATTAATTTAGAAGGAATTGATGCCATTGCCCATTTACTAAATAAAATCGAAACGCTTCAAAAAAACCTCACTGCTACACAAAACAAGCTTCGCCTTTTTGAACAATATCAAGTTGAATAA
- a CDS encoding DnaJ C-terminal domain-containing protein, whose product MDYIDYYKTLGITKSATEAEIKKAYRKLARKYHPDLNPNDKEAETKFKEINEANEVLSNPENRKKYDKFGKDWKHADEFEKAGYDPNQQQYSKQQQNNSNYSNFSGDDFSESDFSDFFNSMYGSRRSSRSQVKYRGADFNTELQLNLTSAYKTHKQSLVVNGKNIRITIPAGVENGQIIKIPGHGGPGANGGPNGDLYITFVIENNSDFKREGNNLYADVDLDLYTAILGGEVLVNTLDGKVKIKVPPETQPGTKVKLKGKGFPVYKKENQFGDLYITYTIKIPTKLSEKEKELFKELSKIRNHE is encoded by the coding sequence ATGGATTATATCGACTATTATAAAACATTAGGAATTACAAAATCTGCTACAGAAGCCGAAATTAAAAAGGCTTATCGAAAATTAGCTCGTAAATATCATCCAGACTTAAATCCAAATGATAAAGAAGCTGAAACAAAATTCAAAGAAATAAACGAAGCAAATGAAGTTTTAAGCAATCCCGAAAATCGAAAAAAATACGATAAATTCGGTAAAGACTGGAAACATGCTGACGAGTTTGAAAAAGCAGGATATGACCCTAACCAGCAACAATATTCTAAACAACAACAAAATAACAGCAATTATTCTAATTTTTCTGGAGATGATTTTTCAGAAAGTGATTTTTCTGATTTCTTCAATTCTATGTATGGATCCAGAAGAAGCAGTAGAAGTCAAGTTAAATATAGAGGTGCTGATTTTAATACCGAATTGCAATTAAACCTCACATCGGCCTACAAAACACACAAGCAAAGTCTGGTCGTTAATGGCAAAAATATCCGAATTACAATTCCTGCTGGTGTAGAAAACGGACAGATTATAAAAATCCCTGGACATGGAGGCCCTGGCGCTAACGGGGGTCCTAATGGAGATTTATATATCACGTTTGTAATTGAAAACAATTCAGATTTTAAACGAGAAGGAAACAATCTATATGCCGATGTTGATCTTGATTTATATACCGCAATATTAGGCGGAGAAGTTTTAGTAAATACTCTTGATGGAAAAGTAAAAATAAAAGTCCCACCAGAAACACAACCCGGAACTAAAGTTAAATTAAAAGGAAAAGGGTTTCCTGTATATAAAAAAGAAAATCAATTTGGGGACCTATATATCACTTACACCATAAAAATCCCAACAAAATTATCTGAAAAAGAAAAAGAATTATTTAAAGAATTATCAAAAATAAGAAATCATGAATAA